In one window of Rhodopseudomonas palustris HaA2 DNA:
- a CDS encoding pyridoxal phosphate-dependent aminotransferase: MTYRSLERANAYFYDPARRRAVIARHGGVGYLSSGVNHLQTPRVLLDLAARELRERRLIENYTAPGGALGIGAAIAFEMHDRLGRPARGAIAPANVCLTVGATGALAGAFRYLADEVCARSALVLGLNYSFFSIVCDEVGIAYRIARSELRDRLLPTADEACARIAAERPDVVVLSQPTNPSGETYDSGELRRVVDAVAQAGGWLVFDEVPSLAAADEDDLPAPLADDTLATFPPRLIWIGSYSKSRSLAGLRAGYLLAAQPVVDFVRKHNERQSWSPVNAGSSALTADMILRVMARRLRRSPGRDAQRIVARTARDARHYLELFAPFSDDFARFDGIWRFLDGELDWPTALESYTADLATIGATCRANWSDFEQRIGPYLAHRIALQSGFNHCVRLATGMTEWDFVTAAFDQAGTDFYTETVFADHDDASSTDFWVRVSCAAEPDMFERGVDRLAHFLDAASARR; this comes from the coding sequence ATGACCTATCGCTCGCTGGAACGCGCCAACGCTTACTTCTACGATCCGGCGCGGCGCCGCGCGGTGATCGCGCGCCATGGCGGCGTCGGCTATCTGTCCTCGGGCGTCAATCATCTGCAGACGCCGCGCGTGCTGCTCGATCTCGCCGCGCGCGAATTGCGCGAGCGGCGGCTGATCGAGAACTACACCGCGCCCGGCGGCGCGCTCGGCATCGGCGCGGCGATCGCCTTCGAGATGCACGACCGGCTCGGCCGCCCGGCCCGCGGTGCGATCGCGCCCGCCAATGTCTGCCTCACCGTCGGCGCCACCGGCGCGCTCGCCGGCGCCTTCCGCTATCTGGCAGACGAAGTCTGTGCCCGCAGCGCGCTGGTGCTGGGGCTGAACTACAGCTTCTTCTCCATCGTCTGCGACGAGGTCGGCATCGCCTATCGCATCGCGCGGTCCGAGCTGCGCGACCGCCTGCTGCCGACCGCCGACGAGGCCTGCGCGCGGATCGCCGCGGAGCGGCCGGACGTCGTCGTGCTGTCGCAGCCGACCAATCCGTCCGGCGAGACCTACGACTCCGGCGAATTGCGCCGTGTCGTCGACGCCGTCGCGCAGGCCGGCGGCTGGCTGGTGTTCGACGAGGTGCCGTCGCTCGCCGCCGCCGACGAGGACGATCTGCCGGCGCCGCTTGCGGACGACACGCTCGCGACGTTTCCGCCGCGGCTGATCTGGATCGGCAGCTACTCGAAATCGCGCAGCCTCGCCGGCCTGCGCGCCGGCTATCTGCTGGCGGCGCAGCCGGTGGTGGATTTCGTCCGCAAGCACAATGAGCGGCAATCCTGGTCGCCGGTCAATGCCGGCTCCAGCGCGCTGACCGCCGACATGATCCTGCGGGTGATGGCGCGGCGGCTGCGCCGCTCGCCGGGCCGCGACGCGCAGCGCATCGTCGCCCGCACCGCGCGCGACGCCCGGCACTATCTCGAACTGTTCGCGCCGTTCTCCGACGATTTCGCCCGCTTCGACGGGATCTGGCGCTTTCTCGACGGCGAGTTGGACTGGCCGACGGCGCTGGAGAGCTACACGGCCGACCTCGCCACCATCGGCGCGACCTGCCGCGCCAACTGGAGTGACTTCGAACAGCGGATCGGCCCGTATCTCGCGCACCGCATCGCCTTGCAGTCCGGCTTCAACCATTGTGTCCGGCTCGCGACCGGGATGACCGAATGGGACTTCGTCACCGCCGCTTTCGACCAGGCGGGCACCGATTTCTACACCGAGACGGTGTTTGCCGATCACGACGACGCCTCCTCGACAGACTTCTGGGTCCGGGTCTCCTGCGCCGCCGAGCCCGACATGTTCGAACGCGGCGTCGATCGTCTCGCGCACTTCCTCGACGCCGCGTCAGCCCGCCGCTGA
- a CDS encoding alanine racemase codes for MSAPAAFDPDRVATLAARHGTPLFIYDAPAMRAAAARLQEALPPGARLFFAVKANPAPDVIRLFAGEGLGAEVASGGELRLALACGVAPDRIVFSGPAKTAPELRCAIEACIFAVQAESVAELDTLQALCVARGATVRVALRVNLGPGGERRGGWGGPSPFGMDTDALDEVTARAARLDRLRIVGLHNHQASQTLDPAKLIARFDAFARVAASLGSRFDLQFVNFGGGFGAPFYADDAPLDLAPVRACFAALAGVFGDRPLQFAAESGRYLVGPAGCYVARVVDVKRSFGVRYALLDGGIHHVLGLSGTMRSLRRPVAVARVGARSGEPCEPTEIAGPLCTPIDRLAGAAELPCDLAAGDLLAFANCGAYAKHASPLNFLGHDWPAELMIDGARVIVLSPQIAFGPALWQSREVLQRFRCDGKIPTSS; via the coding sequence ATGAGCGCCCCGGCCGCGTTCGATCCCGATCGGGTCGCGACGCTCGCCGCGCGCCACGGCACGCCGCTGTTCATCTACGACGCGCCGGCGATGCGCGCCGCCGCGGCGCGATTGCAGGAGGCGCTGCCGCCGGGCGCGCGATTGTTCTTCGCGGTGAAGGCCAATCCCGCGCCCGATGTGATCCGGCTGTTCGCCGGCGAGGGCCTCGGCGCCGAAGTGGCGTCGGGCGGCGAATTGCGGCTCGCGCTCGCCTGCGGCGTCGCGCCGGATCGCATCGTGTTCTCCGGCCCGGCGAAGACCGCGCCGGAGCTGCGCTGCGCGATCGAGGCCTGCATCTTCGCGGTGCAGGCGGAATCCGTCGCCGAGCTCGACACGCTGCAGGCGCTGTGCGTCGCGCGCGGCGCGACGGTGCGCGTCGCCCTGCGCGTCAATCTCGGGCCGGGCGGCGAACGCCGCGGCGGCTGGGGCGGGCCTTCGCCGTTCGGCATGGATACCGACGCGCTGGACGAGGTCACAGCGCGCGCCGCGCGGCTCGATCGTCTGCGCATTGTCGGCCTGCACAATCACCAGGCGTCGCAGACGCTCGATCCGGCGAAGCTGATCGCGCGGTTCGACGCCTTTGCGCGCGTGGCGGCGTCGCTCGGGTCGCGCTTCGATCTGCAGTTCGTCAATTTCGGCGGCGGCTTCGGTGCGCCGTTCTACGCCGACGACGCGCCGCTCGATCTCGCGCCGGTCCGCGCGTGTTTCGCCGCGCTCGCCGGCGTGTTCGGCGACCGGCCGCTGCAGTTCGCCGCCGAATCCGGGCGCTATCTCGTCGGGCCCGCGGGCTGCTACGTCGCGCGCGTGGTCGATGTGAAGCGGTCGTTCGGCGTGCGCTACGCGCTGCTCGACGGCGGCATTCATCACGTGCTCGGCCTGTCCGGAACGATGCGGTCGCTGCGCCGGCCGGTGGCGGTGGCGCGGGTCGGCGCGCGATCGGGGGAGCCTTGCGAGCCGACCGAAATCGCCGGGCCGCTGTGCACGCCGATCGATCGCCTCGCCGGCGCCGCCGAGCTGCCGTGCGATCTCGCCGCCGGCGACCTGCTGGCGTTCGCCAATTGCGGAGCCTATGCCAAGCACGCGAGCCCGCTGAACTTCCTCGGCCACGACTGGCCGGCCGAACTGATGATCGACGGCGCGCGCGTCATCGTCCTGTCGCCGCAAATTGCATTCGGGCCGGCGCTGTGGCAATCACGCGAGGTACTCCAGCGATTTCGATGCGATGGCAAAATCCCCACGAGCTCCTGA
- a CDS encoding ABC transporter substrate-binding protein has product MSFASHISRRLLLAAGAASLALIAVGPASAQETLKVGLVAAMSGQSAKSGEAIVRGLSLALDEINAKGGVLGKKLELVVRDDESNPAKGVIAARELVQREKVAAYFGGIDTPVSMAIVPFANQSKVPFIGVWAAGTKITRNGAPENYVFRVSAVDELVDIALVDYAVKKYGAKKPGMILINNPWGESNEAGLKSALDAKKMTAAGIEKFETGDVDVVPQLTRLKDAGADTLFMVANVAPSAQVVKSLDRMGWSVPVVSHWGPAGGRFTELAGPSAEKVHFIQTFSFSGNTSPKAVALFDALKKKYPEVKTAADVTPAVGIANAYDAMHLTALAIAKAGSTEGPKVREGFYQIGSYDGLIKTYNKPFTADNHDALSPSDYLFTYFKGAEILPLTN; this is encoded by the coding sequence ATGAGTTTCGCTTCCCATATTTCGCGTCGCCTGTTGCTCGCGGCCGGCGCCGCGTCGCTGGCACTGATCGCTGTCGGGCCGGCATCGGCCCAGGAGACCCTGAAGGTCGGCCTGGTGGCGGCGATGTCCGGCCAGTCGGCGAAGTCCGGCGAGGCCATCGTCCGCGGTCTGTCGCTGGCGCTGGACGAGATCAACGCCAAGGGCGGCGTGCTCGGCAAGAAGCTGGAACTGGTGGTGCGCGACGACGAGAGCAATCCCGCCAAGGGCGTGATCGCCGCGCGCGAGCTGGTGCAGCGCGAGAAGGTCGCCGCTTACTTCGGCGGCATCGATACGCCGGTGTCGATGGCGATCGTGCCGTTCGCCAATCAGTCCAAGGTGCCGTTCATCGGCGTCTGGGCCGCCGGTACCAAGATCACCCGCAACGGCGCGCCGGAGAACTACGTGTTCCGCGTCTCCGCGGTCGACGAACTGGTCGACATCGCGCTGGTCGACTACGCGGTCAAGAAATACGGCGCCAAGAAGCCGGGCATGATCCTCATCAACAATCCCTGGGGCGAATCCAACGAGGCCGGGCTGAAGAGCGCGCTCGACGCCAAGAAGATGACCGCCGCCGGCATCGAGAAATTCGAGACCGGCGACGTCGACGTCGTGCCGCAGCTCACCCGGCTGAAGGACGCCGGCGCCGACACGCTGTTCATGGTCGCCAATGTCGCGCCCTCCGCGCAGGTGGTGAAGTCGCTCGACCGGATGGGCTGGAGCGTGCCGGTGGTGTCGCATTGGGGCCCGGCCGGCGGGCGTTTCACGGAGTTGGCCGGCCCCAGCGCCGAGAAGGTCCACTTCATCCAGACCTTCAGCTTCTCCGGCAACACCAGCCCGAAAGCCGTGGCGCTGTTCGACGCGCTGAAGAAGAAATATCCCGAGGTCAAGACGGCCGCCGACGTCACCCCCGCGGTCGGCATCGCCAATGCCTACGACGCCATGCATCTCACCGCGCTGGCGATCGCCAAGGCCGGCTCGACCGAAGGCCCGAAGGTCCGCGAAGGCTTCTACCAGATCGGCAGCTATGACGGGCTGATCAAGACCTACAACAAGCCCTTCACCGCCGACAATCACGACGCGCTGTCGCCCTCGGACTATCTGTTCACCTACTTCAAGGGCGCCGAGATCCTGCCGCTGACGAACTGA
- a CDS encoding nuclear transport factor 2 family protein produces the protein MDQTAAAAALVERFLVASMVPDPETAGTFMAPDVAITFTGGRKFQHPREATAFNAGRYKWVKKKMERTDVAPGNGETIVYNTGTLYGEWPDGTPFEGNRYVDRFVVRDGKIVKMDVWNDSAERLLTRHGIEA, from the coding sequence ATGGATCAGACCGCCGCAGCCGCGGCGCTGGTCGAACGTTTTCTCGTGGCGTCGATGGTTCCCGACCCCGAGACGGCCGGCACCTTCATGGCTCCCGACGTGGCGATCACCTTCACCGGCGGCCGCAAATTCCAGCATCCGCGCGAGGCGACCGCGTTCAACGCCGGCCGCTACAAATGGGTGAAGAAGAAGATGGAGCGCACCGACGTCGCGCCCGGAAACGGCGAGACCATCGTCTACAACACCGGCACGCTGTACGGCGAATGGCCCGACGGCACGCCGTTCGAGGGCAATCGCTATGTCGACCGTTTCGTGGTGCGCGACGGCAAGATCGTCAAGATGGACGTCTGGAACGACAGCGCCGAGCGGTTGCTGACCCGGCACGGCATCGAGGCGTAA
- a CDS encoding GntR family transcriptional regulator, with the protein MAKSPRAPDRGAVIYKALWHAIIEQALQPGAKLPEDAIGEKFGASRTIVRAALGRLAAEGLVELRRNRGAAVATPSWNEARDIFDVRIGLERLVVARLAGRLTREQIRQLEQHVDAEQQARGSNVPLSIRLATAFHIRLAEMTGNPVLARYVSEVASRCGLILALYSRPHSADCAVSEHRAIIAALASGDATRATALMDHHLDAVAERALIVPHAPEARDIQDILSPYAKEAALPKTRKAGAKKR; encoded by the coding sequence ATGGCAAAATCCCCACGAGCTCCTGATCGCGGCGCGGTCATCTACAAGGCGTTGTGGCACGCCATCATCGAGCAGGCGCTGCAGCCCGGCGCCAAGCTTCCCGAAGACGCGATCGGCGAGAAATTCGGCGCCAGCCGCACCATCGTCCGCGCCGCGCTGGGCCGGTTGGCCGCGGAAGGGCTGGTCGAACTGCGCCGCAATCGCGGCGCCGCGGTCGCGACCCCGAGCTGGAACGAGGCGCGCGACATCTTCGACGTCCGGATCGGGCTGGAGCGGCTGGTGGTGGCGCGGCTCGCCGGCCGGCTGACGCGCGAGCAGATCAGGCAACTCGAGCAGCATGTCGACGCCGAGCAGCAGGCGAGGGGCAGCAATGTGCCGCTGTCGATCCGGCTCGCCACCGCGTTCCATATCCGGCTCGCCGAGATGACCGGCAATCCGGTGCTGGCGCGCTATGTCAGCGAGGTCGCCTCGCGCTGCGGACTGATTCTCGCGCTGTACAGCCGGCCGCATTCGGCCGATTGCGCCGTCAGCGAGCATCGCGCCATCATCGCCGCATTGGCGTCGGGCGACGCCACCCGCGCCACCGCGCTGATGGATCATCATCTCGACGCAGTGGCCGAGCGCGCGCTGATCGTGCCGCACGCCCCGGAAGCGCGCGACATCCAGGACATCCTGTCGCCCTATGCGAAAGAGGCCGCGTTGCCGAAGACCAGGAAAGCCGGCGCGAAGAAGCGTTGA
- a CDS encoding branched-chain amino acid ABC transporter permease: MLTSAIISGIGLGSMYGLIALGFHITYVVSNTVNFAQGSAMMLGAVLGYTFGVRYGWPMPLAIVAALGVCALFGLVVERILVRPFVVRGSNAWLMATVAAGIVLDNAVMFTFGKEPRGFPSDWASQPIRLFGAGVYPLQLVIPLVGIGAAAVMHLLLRHTRRGKALLAVVQNPDAARLMGINVHRTIAISFMVSTALAGLAGLLIAPLFSVSSEMGTLFGIKAFAVAILGGMGSAWGVVIAGLAYGLIEALVTSFLGSVYTQIVVFSVVILALALRPNGLFGHAAINKV, from the coding sequence ATGCTCACCTCCGCCATCATCTCGGGCATCGGCCTCGGCAGCATGTACGGGCTGATCGCGCTGGGCTTCCACATCACTTACGTGGTGTCCAATACGGTCAATTTCGCGCAGGGCTCGGCGATGATGCTGGGCGCCGTGCTGGGCTACACGTTCGGGGTCAGATATGGCTGGCCGATGCCACTGGCGATCGTCGCGGCGCTCGGGGTCTGCGCGCTGTTCGGCCTGGTGGTCGAGCGCATCCTGGTGCGGCCGTTCGTGGTGCGCGGCTCCAATGCCTGGCTGATGGCGACCGTCGCGGCCGGCATCGTGCTCGACAATGCGGTAATGTTCACCTTCGGCAAGGAGCCGCGCGGCTTTCCCTCCGACTGGGCGAGCCAACCGATCCGGCTTTTCGGCGCCGGCGTGTATCCGCTGCAACTGGTGATCCCGCTGGTCGGGATCGGCGCCGCCGCGGTGATGCATCTGCTGCTGCGCCATACGCGGCGCGGCAAGGCGTTGCTGGCGGTGGTGCAGAACCCCGACGCCGCGCGGCTGATGGGTATCAACGTGCATCGCACGATCGCGATCTCCTTCATGGTGTCGACGGCGCTCGCCGGTCTCGCCGGCCTGCTGATCGCGCCGTTGTTCAGCGTCAGTTCGGAGATGGGCACGCTGTTCGGCATCAAGGCGTTTGCGGTGGCGATCCTCGGCGGCATGGGCTCGGCTTGGGGCGTGGTGATCGCCGGTCTCGCCTACGGCCTGATCGAGGCGCTGGTCACCTCGTTCCTCGGCTCGGTCTACACCCAGATCGTGGTGTTTTCGGTGGTGATCCTGGCGCTGGCGCTGCGGCCGAACGGCCTGTTCGGCCACGCCGCGATCAACAAGGTCTGA